Within the Macaca nemestrina isolate mMacNem1 chromosome 5, mMacNem.hap1, whole genome shotgun sequence genome, the region ctcaggaagctgaggcatgagaatcacttgaatctgggagatggagattgcaatgagccgagatcatgccattgcactccagcctgggcgacagagggagactgtctcaaaaagaaaaaaataaaatttctttctcatACGCTCTGCCAGCATTACCTAAGCATTTTGAGAACAAACTCACTAAGAACAGAGTAGCAGCCCAAGTCTACAATGTAAGCCTTACTTCAAGTTGCCTGATAGAAGATTCTCTCTCATGAATAAGGCGGAGGTCATCCTCTGTAATTTCTTCATCCTGCACCTGCACTTGAGGTTGAGTTTggctaacagaaaaaaatgaatgtggaaaaaaacaaagattggTATTCAAAACAATGAGATTCATTTCCTATTTAAGATATATTCATTAAATAGGACATTTTACTCTTCAAAGTCGCAGAACTACTCACTTAAAAAATTCTAAGAATATAACAgatatatgaataaaattttattcatttttcatttcacttatatcATTTTATCTAACGTGAGTTTAGAGTTATTACTTAATTATTGGAAGCTATATTTGTCAACTGGGTATTTCTTCTTAGTTGATTTAAACCTCATATAAGGGAAAGTCTATATTATTAATTAAgtccataaacatttatttggaaaattttatatattttatgataaatactttataattaaattttttttcaaatttactcTGTTTTCAACATATAAACAACTTATATTGAAAGCTTTAATTCTGTTCCAGGGGCCTTAATGTATAAACTTTGAAAAATTACCTTTTGATCtgaaaaatgttttgtatttcttaCCTTTCCCAGGATACAAGATTCCTTTCTTTTGAGCTGTCCTCAGGAAAACCGCCCTGAATGATTTAGTAACAGGATGGAATGAGAAGTggcaaagaaagcaaaaatgagaaaaaataaacactcaTATTTTCCCTAATAATCTAAACGATTTATGTacatgtctctctgtgtgtgtgtgtgtgtgtgtgtgtgtgtgtgtgtgtgtgtgtggggtgtgtgtagagagagagagaaagaagttctTGTTCTAATTTTTCAGGTCAACTGCTTCAAGTAATAACATAATTATAAGTAATTTTATATTCTAAGTAGACAAACACTAAACATTCTCAAGGGTCAAATAAGTATTATTTAGTTAAAGCTTAATGTAGTCTTGGAATCCATATGTTAATGAATAAGAAAACTCGTGATAGTTTGTAagggaatttaaaattaaattaattcaaaattctATTGTAAagcttcctttcatttattttctccagGCTCATGTTCATTTTCAATATTCAGACAACATAGTTGCGCCATTCATCTCCGTCATCTTGGTGTAATCCAGGAGGAAAGTGCTTTCTATACTAGTGTGTCCACAAGCAGAAAGCCTCCGTACCAAGACGATGTGAGAATACTACTCAGGGTTTGATCCCTCATCTTTTTTGACAAAATACgtctctatatttttatatagtctgTAATCTTCTGTACaatgacacagaaaaaaaaccacagtaATACATAATTATCATCTTCTCCAAAAATGGAGcagaaaagcataaaaatgaatattcaagTGCTGATTTCCAAGTTAGTCACAGATCTTTATGACTTAAAAAATTATGCTACTATAGACTTTAATAGGACCCTTAGGAAGTAAGGGTCGTTTCtagaatgtcttttaaaatactcACAGACACTCTGGAACTGGCTCTTACTCGAGCAACAAACTCTTTCTCTCGCTCAGCCGCTTGCCTCTGAACCTTCTGGAAGTTTGTCAGTGATGCTGTGAACTCTGCCACTAAGCGATCCTTCTGTATTTTCCTTTGACgctagaggaaagagaagaaaaagccaACTAGAATCTAGCTGTGAAGTAAAACAGTTTGCAGTAGTTGGTTCTTTATTTAATCCTGAAGTTTTCACTTGCTCCCCAATTACAGGGCCTTACGGATTAACTCTCAACAACATTCTGACAGTATGTCAAATACCGAGCATATTTAACTGGAGGCAAAAGACCCATTATGCTGGATTTCTCACCTcaagttttcatgctgctaaaaaCTAGCTCATTATTTTGAGGCTATTTTAAAGTAATTCCTTTTCAGGCAAATAAAGCCTTATACTTTTAGCTAAGTAATAACTTCCATTAAATAAGCGGGGAAATAAATATATGCCCCCAGGACACCTCACATCTTGAATGAGCCTGCATGTTCCACGCACTCAGCCCCGGAAGGCCAGGAAATAATTACTCAGGAAGCATTTTCTGAGAACTTACTTAATTATGGGTCAGGGCAAATGCATggaaataatttttgctttattgaaCCACAGGATACTACCTGAGCAATTAAATATagttttgtgttctgtgaactaaTCTCAAACAGAATTATTTTTGATTTCCTTTCTAGCATAATTTCCTTTCTAGCGTAACAGTTCAAAGATCCTACAACGTATTTGGTTTTTTTCACATTCAATGCATCAACAATGTGTCTTAAAGCTTGATACCTGTTCACTGGGGGTGGTGGGCAGAGATCCAAACTCTTTAATGTACTTATCTGTTTCTTTGGCAAGCTGGTTAGTATACTGCTGCTTCTGTTGCCTAAAGTGAGAAAGCACGCATTACAACCAAAGGACTAATACACTTCTTTAAGCTACAACTCTGTCATTTGAATCAACACTGACAAAGAGTTGTACAAAAATTGCCTTTTCATAAACTGGCTCTCAACTTTCTCTATCAAAAAAATTTCATATCCTATTCTTTGATAAATATTGAGCAAATATTACATGTCAGGTTCTTCACTGACACAGGGTAGGTGAGCTTAGAGAAACCAGTATCAATGACCATTTAGAAACACAGATGACTCAAATCAGAGGGAACTTGAAGGAGAGACTGTTGGATGTCTGATCCTTTGTTTGAGATACTGGGGATGTGGCAGCCCTTAATCTGCATCTCACACCTGGAAGGTCAGGTGAGCAAGAAAACATTTGTTGCCTTAGACTTTGCCCAGTTCCCAGATCTAGTTATAACTGGCCTCTCTTATTTCTCTATGTGAATAGATGCTATTCTCTATATGCTATagatacttaaaaaaagaaaaaaaaaggtggcggcaggcacactggctcacacttgtcatcccaatactttgagaggctgaggcaggaggatcacttgaggccagcaatttgagaccaacttggccaacatggcgaaaccccatctctaccaaaaattaaaaaaattagccaggtgcagtggtgcatgcctataatcccagctacttgggaggctgaggcaggagaatcacttgaacatgagaggtggaggttgcagtgagctgagattgcaccactgcacttcagcctgagcaacagaggaaaactcttgtctcaaaaaataaaaataaaaataaaaaggaaagagacaaTATTGGTACAAATTTACTATTATTTAAGTTTGCGCTGGAAAAATAGCATTTCCTTGTAAAGGGAAGGaacacaataaataaaagaagtaaatTATAGTTATCCCTCAGTATCTGCAGGGGATTGCTTCCAGGACCCCTGTGGATACCTAAATCCGttgatgctcaagtccctgatataaaaagGTATagcatttgcatataatctatgcaTATCTTCCCAtatctttaaatcatctctagattatttgtAATACCCAATAcaataatgtaaatgctatgtaataGTTGCCATATTTTAtagttcagtttttgtttttctatcattgtattgttattttttcttgaatatttttgacctgcagttggttgaatctggaGACATACAATCTATGGATACAGAGTGCTGACTACATATCCATATTTTATCTAGCTAGCTTATAAATGGAAAAGATTTCCAATTTGAAAACATGACACTAAAGAAAAAGCTCATATTGTGATGTTTTACAAATTACAACATCAGTACCTCTCATATATTTCATCTCATTTTAAATGTGGTCTGGTCACACTTAGGGTCCTTTAAAATAACGAGATACTGTATAAGAATATGCTTAAGAATAGGGATCTGTATTTGGCTGACAAAGGGTAATTAAAATCTATTTCTATCTCTATTTACCAAATACCCTATCTTTAATGCATTTTTGTAAATCTTTGGAAATCATAATATagtcaaagttttaaaaagaagaccttaggccggacatggtggctcatgtctgtaatcacagcactctgggaggttgaggtggggggaCTGTCTGAGTCCAGAATTGAagaccagtccaggcaacatggcaaaacaccatctccacaaaaaatacaaaaattagccaggcatggtggacatgcctgtattcccagctacacaggaggctgaggtgggagaatcgattgagcctgggaggtccagactgcagtgaactgtgatcaagtcactgtactccagcctgggtgacagcatgagatcctgcctcaaaaaaaaaaaaaaaaaaaaaattctgagtgaCTATGGATATATATTCAGAATCTTCACTATTAACTCAAAATATTAGAACTATTATGAATTATGTACTtctattccattttaatttagtttGATGAATTGTGGCTTGGAGCATTTTTACCATTCTGACACTTACCcactgtggaaaaataaaatataaattagagaTAATTGTAAGTTCTTCAAATTGTACTTCCTAAAAATATGAATTCCTATTACCTATCTTTTAATATCATTCTCTTTGCAATTTTCCCTCTACACTTAATGTTGTTTAGAAGTATTGCTTACTAGATATATGTGACTTGAAATTTACAGCTGTAACagtactgaaataaaatttaagactTAAGTTTTAAGTGACATTGGGCAACTCATTAAACCCGTAAGAGACatgaacaaaatggaaacagtTCTTTTGGTCTATTTCTCTTACTCCAATTCTGTAaggtttaaatgagaaaatatataaaaacactcTGTAAAATCCATAACATACCACAGACAAGATATTATTGCTATGACCGCTGGTCTTCTAACAGCGTATTAATTTACTGGAATATGTACTACATAATtcactataactttttttttaaagggaagctAATGCTCTCTGAAATTCAAGGATGTAGGTATAAACTTGTGGGGAAACAGCTCACGTAGCTGGATATGTATTGGATCTAAACCAAATAAAACTCTGGTGACTGCAGGGATTGTTAGCTATGGAAAGTAAATCACATAAATTGAGATACTAGAGTATAATTTTTCAACAGCTGTCAAAAACAACCTACCTAAAAACTATAAGAAATGCAACTAAAGAAATTCTGCTTTGATAGGGTAAGCCTatcaaagaattttctttttttcttttttttttttttgagacagagtcttgctcagttgcccacgctggagtgcagtggtgtgatcttggctcactgcaaactccacctcctgggttcaagagattctcctgcctcagcctcctgagtagctgggactacagaagcctgccaccatgcctggctaatttttgtatttttagtagagatggggttgcaccatattggccaggctgttctcaaactcctgaacttaatgatccgcctgcctcggcctgccagatttttaaaataaaaacaccttCCTACTCCAGACAGGGAAAAATCTACACAAAAGCTCGGAACAAATGTATGGATAAGGTAGGAGAAAAACTccattgtttttccatttttttcctccaataaaCATAACACTACATACTGTAAAAGCAACAGAATAATAGCAATAgagtttttcctttctcttttatttgtttaactAGATACTTACAGCTGTTGCCTCAATTCGGGTGAATCTTGAGGTGTTCCAAGTTGATTCAGAGTTCTTTGTATTTCTACAGCTATTATAATAGAAAATTCATGTATTAATTGTCACAAAAGTTAAGGCAACAGAAACAATGagttaaaaatatgtacaagCAATTGGGCAGTTgaaaacagacagaaaaacaaagatgaaaatagaaaatattaactgGGAAAAAGAATAAACGGTTTACTTAAATCTAATTAGtaacaaaaatgaattaattttcaaGAGGAAATTGTGTGGGAACGTTAACTTGTGAAAATGCACTTATGACCCCAAAATACCATCTTCTTCCTTATCCCATTAGGATATTAAATACAATGGCACACAGACTTCAATGCTACTAGCATAAAAATTGTGAGGAAAATAAGTAATGATTACACATTTCATTAGAATATAATGTAAATAAGTTATAGTTAATAAATGAGAAAGGaataatagaattagaaaaaatcatttttcaattATCCATGTAATAACTGATTTTAGCAAGATCATCAAAAAATGCTAAAATCACAGGACATTCACACAACTTAAATTACCACCACACAGATGACATTAATTATAAAAGACATAACTTTATCATATATAAATCTGTTGTCTGAAAACAAATGACCAAATTTAGCAGTGAGAATGGAAAAAACTGACATTATGAACCTTGTGACATGCTGCAGTGAGAAAGTCACAATATGATCTATGGATTTTTCTTGCCAAAATATTTAACATGAATCtaattacaaaaagaaattagaccAGTTTAGATTGTGGGACAATCTACGAGATAATATGCCTGAGCATTTGAAGAAGTCAATGtcaaaaaagggaagaaaaaagttgACCAAGACAGGGATGCTTTctaaattaaagaattaaaataccCAAAAGTCACTGTATGAGTTTTGACTGGATTCCGAATCAGGAAAAAGCAAGTACTATAAAAAAAATCGTAGGGACAATTGGAGAAATTTGAATACAGAAAGTAAAAAACACATTAAACAGAAGTTGAAAACTGCCCACAACTGGTGAATCCGGATGAAAGGTTCATTGTACTACACTTTTATATATACTTTGTGAGGTTTAGAATACTTAACAATTTTTCAATAAGAAGTGCAGGGCTTAAAAGTCATGTTAAACTCACAATCCGGAAGTCTACGactattgcaattttttttttaaaggctctaCACAAAAGGGGAAGATCTATA harbors:
- the LOC105465620 gene encoding syntaxin-7, whose protein sequence is MSYTPGVGGDPAQLAQRISSNIQKITQCSVEIQRTLNQLGTPQDSPELRQQLQQKQQYTNQLAKETDKYIKEFGSLPTTPSEQRQRKIQKDRLVAEFTASLTNFQKVQRQAAEREKEFVARVRASSRVSGGFPEDSSKERNLVSWESQTQPQVQVQDEEITEDDLRLIHERESSIRQLEADIMDINEIFKDLGMMIHEQGDVIDSIEANVENAEVHVQQANQQLSRAADYQRKSRKTLCIIILILVIGAVIIGLIIWGLNR